The following are from one region of the Zonotrichia leucophrys gambelii isolate GWCS_2022_RI chromosome 1A, RI_Zleu_2.0, whole genome shotgun sequence genome:
- the FAM3C gene encoding protein FAM3C, translating into MRIAGAAKLVVVIAIFLLTFYVISQVFEIKMDANLGHIFARSALDAAARSTKPPRYKCGISKACPEKHFAFKMSSGAANVVGPKICVEDNVLMSGVKNNVGRGINMALVNGKTGELLDTKFFDMWGGDVAPLIEFLKTIQDGTIVLMATYDDGATKLNEEARRLIAELGSTSITNLGFRDNWVFCGGKGIKTKSPFEQHIKNNKDTNKYEGWPEVVEMEGCIPQKQD; encoded by the exons ATGAGAATAGCAG GTGCTGCAAAGTTGGTAGTAGTCatagcaatatttttattgacGTTTTATGTCATATCTCaagtgtttgaaataaaaatggatgCAAACTTAGGACACATATTTG ctagATCAGCGTTGGATGCAGCTGCACGCT cTACAAAACCTCCAAGATACAAGTGTGGGATCTCCAAAGCTTGTCCTGAAAAGCATTTTGCATTCAAAATGTCAAGTGGAGCAGCAAATGTAGTTGGACCCAAAATTTGTGTAGAGGATAATGT TTTAATGAGTGGAGTAAAAAATAATGTTGGCAGAGGAATAAATATGGCCTTGGTCAATG gtAAAACAGGAGAATTATTAGATACTAAGTTCTTTGACATGTGGGGAGGAG ATGTGGCACCACTTATTGAATTTCTGAAGACCATCCAGGATGGAACAATTGTGTTAATGGCAACATATGATGATGGTGCAACCAA GCTTAACGAGGAAGCACGGAGACTGATCGCTGAATTAGGAAGCACATCCATCACTAACCTTGGCTTCAGGGACAACTGGGTCTTCTGTGGTGGGAAAGGAATTAAGACTAAAAGTCCATTTGAACAG cATATAAAAAATAACAAGGACACAAACAAGTATGAAGGCTGGCCAGAAGTTGTTGAGATGGAAGGCTGTATCCCTCAGAAGCAAGactaa